One part of the Betaproteobacteria bacterium genome encodes these proteins:
- a CDS encoding cupin domain-containing protein: HRYMQKTATLDLCMVLEGEVTLVLDTTEVRLKAGDTVVQRGTSHAWSNQGNETCLLAISSHDARR, translated from the coding sequence GCATCGCTACATGCAGAAGACCGCGACGCTGGATCTTTGCATGGTGCTCGAGGGCGAGGTCACGCTCGTGCTCGACACCACCGAAGTGCGCCTCAAGGCAGGCGACACCGTCGTGCAGCGCGGCACGAGCCACGCGTGGAGCAACCAGGGGAATGAAACCTGCCTGCTTGCGATTTCGTCGCACGACGCAAGGCGTTGA